The following proteins are encoded in a genomic region of Terriglobia bacterium:
- a CDS encoding PilZ domain-containing protein produces the protein MMDLMMNELDERRRHRRVFSLIPEEDMVLFSSNGHSHFVAKLLDLSRGGALIYSADPAVAAEAGAICKLYFQSGGAMFHLEGKLIRRDVQVFAFRFVNVTPLDLAEIRGKLARMEILAARLYVGR, from the coding sequence ATGATGGATCTGATGATGAACGAGCTTGATGAGCGGCGCCGGCACCGGCGGGTATTCTCGCTGATCCCCGAAGAGGACATGGTGCTCTTCAGTTCAAACGGCCACAGTCATTTTGTCGCAAAACTCCTCGACCTCAGCCGCGGCGGCGCCTTGATCTACTCGGCGGATCCGGCCGTCGCCGCCGAGGCCGGAGCGATATGCAAGTTATATTTCCAGAGCGGGGGCGCCATGTTTCATCTCGAAGGAAAGCTGATACGGCGTGACGTACAGGTGTTCGCTTTTCGATTCGTAAATGTTACACCGCTTGATCTGGCGGAGATACGCGGGAAACTGGCTCGAATGGAAATCCTGGCGGCGCGGTTATACGTGGGACGCTAA
- a CDS encoding TlpA disulfide reductase family protein: MNQLAVGSKAPDFELKDADGRPHKLFDALAKGPVALVIYKAECPTCQYTFPHIQKIFEKTKRNTGFTFWAISEDDAAETRQFVKQYGLTFDVLIDEYPYPVSAAFGMEYVPGIFLIQPDGQISVSEFGFTKAGLNKIAGTEFFTANDGIPAVRPG, from the coding sequence ATGAACCAACTCGCCGTGGGGAGCAAGGCCCCCGATTTCGAATTAAAGGACGCGGATGGCCGCCCGCACAAGCTGTTCGATGCTCTGGCAAAAGGACCGGTGGCTCTGGTCATCTACAAGGCCGAATGTCCGACCTGCCAGTACACCTTCCCGCACATTCAAAAGATCTTCGAAAAAACAAAACGCAATACCGGCTTCACCTTCTGGGCGATATCGGAAGACGATGCAGCGGAGACCCGGCAATTCGTGAAGCAATACGGCCTGACCTTCGATGTGCTCATTGACGAGTATCCCTATCCGGTTTCCGCGGCGTTCGGCATGGAGTATGTGCCTGGAATTTTCCTGATCCAGCCGGATGGACAGATCTCGGTGAGCGAGTTCGGTTTTACAAAAGCGGGCCTCAACAAGATTGCCGGTACGGAATTCTTTACCGCCAATGACGGCATACCCGCTGTCCGGCCTGGCTGA
- a CDS encoding transglutaminase-like domain-containing protein, with protein sequence MSVRSRKTFQQLVTLPDAAVPLAEAALIVACEEYPQLELSPYLDMLDQIAETARNKISSTEAPAVTVEKINSVLFGSFGFHGNVDDYYDPRNSFFNDVLDRRLGIPITLSAVYIEVSRRLNFPIAGVGMPGHFLVKYFDPREEFFIDPYSQGQILTRDDCRERLYKQFGDALEFSDRLLARVTSRQILWRMLNNLKDIYLKGHAIDKCLSMVDMMLMVDSEDLVQFRDRGLLRLQLRQFEGAGRDLEHYLQHSPQAQDREEIENRVKELKRIRALMN encoded by the coding sequence GTGAGCGTTCGTTCCCGTAAGACCTTTCAACAGCTCGTGACGCTGCCCGATGCGGCTGTCCCCCTGGCCGAGGCCGCGCTTATCGTGGCCTGTGAAGAATACCCTCAGCTCGAATTGAGTCCCTATCTCGATATGCTGGACCAGATTGCGGAAACCGCCCGGAACAAAATCAGTTCGACCGAGGCGCCGGCTGTCACGGTCGAGAAAATCAATTCTGTACTTTTTGGCTCTTTCGGATTTCATGGGAACGTCGATGATTACTACGATCCCCGTAACAGCTTCTTCAACGACGTGCTCGACCGGCGCCTCGGCATACCGATCACCCTGTCGGCGGTATACATCGAAGTTTCCCGGCGCTTGAACTTTCCGATCGCCGGCGTGGGGATGCCCGGCCATTTTCTCGTGAAGTATTTCGATCCTCGTGAGGAATTCTTCATCGATCCCTACAGCCAAGGCCAGATCCTCACGCGCGACGATTGCCGCGAAAGACTGTACAAACAATTCGGCGATGCGCTGGAGTTCAGCGACCGCCTGCTCGCGCGGGTGACCTCCCGGCAGATTCTGTGGCGGATGCTCAATAACCTGAAGGACATTTACCTGAAGGGGCACGCCATCGACAAATGCCTTTCCATGGTCGACATGATGCTCATGGTCGACTCCGAAGACCTCGTTCAATTCCGGGACCGCGGCCTTCTCCGCCTGCAGCTTCGACAGTTTGAAGGAGCGGGACGCGATCTGGAGCACTACCTCCAGCACTCTCCCCAGGCCCAGGACCGCGAAGAAATCGAGAATCGCGTCAAGGAGCTCAAGCGGATTCGCGCCCTCATGAACTAA
- a CDS encoding glutamate-5-semialdehyde dehydrogenase, protein MNEIRQLAEKARKAFLKLSTGVDRTTILREIAAALRAESAGIFDANKKDLDAAKAKNIAEPLYKRLVFDEAKLRGVIQGIEQIAGMDDPVGRVIEETELDEGLILKKVQAPIGVLAMIYESRPDAGPQIASLAIRSGNAVLLKGGREAVHTNAAIGATIRGVLAKHGVEDAVQLLATRDEVAELLKMDDLINLVIPRGSNEMVRSIQQSTKIPVLGHADGICHVYIDEFADPEKAIRIAVDSKAQYPAVCNAAETLIVHSQFAGREKVLQALRSAGVELRDSGYGSEYLDLIMNVKVVDSLDDAINHIHKYGSAHTETIVTENAENARRFLNEVDSAGVYWNASTRFADGFRYGFGAEVGVSTNKTHARGPVGVEGLLIYKYQLIGDGHIVATYSGANARPFLHRKRMRFN, encoded by the coding sequence ATGAACGAAATACGACAACTGGCCGAGAAGGCCCGCAAGGCGTTTCTCAAGCTATCCACCGGCGTGGACCGGACAACGATTCTTCGTGAAATCGCAGCGGCTTTGCGCGCCGAATCGGCCGGGATCTTTGACGCGAACAAAAAGGACCTCGATGCGGCGAAGGCAAAGAACATCGCGGAACCGCTCTACAAGCGGCTGGTTTTTGACGAAGCGAAGCTTCGCGGCGTTATCCAGGGAATCGAACAGATCGCCGGCATGGACGATCCTGTTGGCCGTGTCATCGAAGAGACCGAACTCGACGAAGGCCTGATCCTCAAGAAGGTTCAGGCGCCAATCGGTGTCCTGGCGATGATCTATGAGTCGCGTCCCGATGCCGGGCCGCAAATTGCCTCTCTGGCCATTCGTTCCGGCAACGCCGTTCTCCTGAAAGGCGGCCGGGAAGCGGTCCACACGAATGCGGCCATCGGCGCAACAATCCGGGGAGTCCTCGCGAAGCACGGTGTGGAAGACGCCGTCCAGTTACTCGCGACGCGCGACGAGGTCGCTGAACTGCTGAAGATGGACGATCTGATCAATCTCGTGATTCCCCGCGGCTCCAACGAGATGGTGCGAAGCATCCAGCAGAGCACGAAGATTCCGGTCCTCGGTCACGCCGATGGCATTTGCCATGTCTATATCGATGAGTTTGCGGATCCGGAGAAAGCAATTCGCATTGCCGTGGACTCCAAAGCTCAATATCCAGCGGTTTGCAATGCCGCGGAGACACTGATTGTTCACTCGCAATTCGCCGGACGCGAGAAGGTTTTGCAGGCGCTGCGAAGCGCGGGCGTGGAATTGCGGGATTCCGGATACGGATCCGAATATCTCGATCTCATCATGAACGTCAAGGTCGTGGACAGCCTTGACGATGCCATCAACCATATCCACAAATACGGCTCTGCCCATACGGAAACGATCGTCACCGAGAATGCGGAAAACGCCCGGCGTTTTCTCAATGAAGTGGATTCGGCCGGCGTCTACTGGAACGCTTCCACGCGTTTTGCCGATGGCTTTCGCTATGGCTTTGGAGCCGAGGTTGGCGTCAGCACCAATAAAACCCACGCCCGTGGACCGGTCGGTGTCGAGGGCCTGCTGATTTACAAGTATCAACTCATCGGTGACGGCCACATCGTTGCGACGTATTCCGGCGCCAACGCCAGGCCGTTCCTTCATCGCAAACGGATGAGATTCAACTGA
- the thiO gene encoding glycine oxidase ThiO, protein MQDVVVIGGGVIGLTIARELAGRKSVLLLDRSATGQGTSRAAAGMLTPLSEADDQGPFFQLSCKSHALYDGFVRDLEDETKLDCGYAKDGLLALASTEEDAAALRCRCEWQKKAGFEVDLIDSAAVYKLEPLVTAPIAAALFLPGDRSVTPRLLVRALRESCLRRGVEIRQGVKVDEIRPHAVRAGGSTFEASAVVIASGVWSSELKGLNPPIPVFPRKGQILSLGMPAEAFRRMIRWGNTYFVPRPTGELVVGATNEDAGFDTSNTAAGLGRLLNEAQQISSHTGQYAILETWSGLRPATPDSLPILGPSSIPGVFYATGHYRNGVLLAPITAAVIKDLIDNGKTAVPIEPFSPCRFEYADGAHHR, encoded by the coding sequence ATGCAGGACGTTGTCGTCATCGGCGGCGGTGTGATCGGCCTCACCATTGCCCGCGAGCTCGCCGGCCGCAAATCCGTGCTGCTCCTGGATCGCAGCGCGACGGGGCAGGGCACTTCCCGCGCCGCGGCGGGCATGCTGACGCCGCTGAGCGAAGCCGATGATCAAGGCCCCTTTTTTCAATTATCGTGCAAGAGTCACGCGCTGTACGACGGCTTCGTCCGTGATCTGGAAGACGAAACGAAGCTCGATTGCGGATACGCAAAGGATGGCCTCCTCGCTCTGGCGTCGACCGAAGAGGATGCTGCGGCCCTGCGCTGCCGCTGCGAATGGCAGAAGAAGGCGGGTTTTGAGGTCGACCTGATCGATTCGGCCGCAGTTTACAAGCTCGAGCCGCTCGTAACTGCGCCGATTGCGGCTGCGCTTTTTCTTCCCGGCGATCGATCGGTAACGCCGCGCTTGCTTGTACGTGCTTTGCGCGAATCGTGCTTGCGGCGGGGTGTTGAGATCCGGCAAGGGGTAAAGGTTGACGAGATTCGGCCGCATGCCGTCCGGGCCGGCGGCTCCACGTTCGAGGCATCGGCTGTTGTGATTGCATCCGGCGTCTGGAGTTCGGAATTGAAAGGCTTGAATCCGCCGATTCCGGTTTTCCCGCGCAAGGGACAGATTCTGTCGCTGGGAATGCCGGCAGAAGCCTTTCGCCGCATGATCCGCTGGGGAAATACATATTTTGTGCCACGGCCCACCGGGGAACTCGTCGTGGGCGCTACAAACGAAGATGCCGGTTTCGATACCTCGAACACGGCCGCGGGTCTTGGCCGCCTGTTGAATGAAGCTCAACAGATTTCGTCGCATACCGGCCAATATGCGATTCTCGAAACGTGGAGCGGCCTGCGTCCCGCAACTCCGGATAGCTTGCCGATCCTGGGGCCCAGTTCGATTCCCGGCGTGTTTTATGCGACCGGCCATTACCGCAACGGAGTCCTGCTGGCGCCGATCACCGCAGCCGTCATCAAGGATCTCATCGACAACGGCAAAACCGCTGTGCCGATTGAACCGTTTTCGCCCTGCCGGTTCGAGTATGCAGATGGGGCGCATCATCGGTAG
- a CDS encoding TraR/DksA family transcriptional regulator, with protein sequence MRSDVKKYRDLLEKKKDELLAAAPVRTPATEPGSKSGDWIDQSSQESDLHVRLALKQTDSKVLRAIEEAIHRIDQGVYGICMECENEIASARLEAVPWTRVCIDCKARQKN encoded by the coding sequence ATGCGTTCAGACGTAAAGAAGTACCGGGACCTGCTGGAAAAAAAGAAGGATGAACTGTTGGCCGCCGCGCCGGTCCGGACGCCGGCGACCGAACCGGGTTCCAAGAGCGGAGATTGGATCGATCAGTCAAGCCAGGAAAGCGACCTTCACGTTCGTCTCGCATTGAAGCAAACCGATTCGAAAGTCCTCCGCGCCATTGAGGAAGCCATTCACCGCATCGACCAGGGTGTCTACGGAATCTGCATGGAGTGCGAGAACGAGATCGCGTCCGCGCGGCTGGAAGCGGTGCCCTGGACTCGCGTCTGCATCGACTGCAAGGCCAGGCAGAAAAATTAG
- a CDS encoding tetratricopeptide repeat protein codes for MLDRTFLFTDIEGSTTLWERFPERMRSALARHDSILRDVIERHDGSVFKTVGDSFCAVFPSALEAVTASADAQRALAEEIWEGIDDPIRVRMAVHAGPAESRDGDFFGQTLNRVARMLAAAHGGQIVLSKAAKESLAGLMPPGASLVDLGEHRLRDLIRSERIFQYNEPGLDDDFPLLRSLTAFSHNLPEQLTSLIGREMELAEVKHLLSGTRLLTLTGSGGCGKTRLALQAAADVVDRFTNGVWFVDMATVVDPSLIAATVAASLRLREQSGHTMLETLIAFLREKRFLLILDNCEQIVSACAEFADRLLRVCPDLHILATSREGLGTAGETTWRVPSLGIPSGQDLRSFEKIAESPSVRLFADRAACAVPDFKLTSKNAPAIVKVCQRLDGIPLAIELAAARVKTISPEEIALRLGDRFRLLTGGSRTALPRHQTLRAAIDWSYHLLGGLEGVLFRRLALFCGSFSLEAAESVCQDGELQSIDVLDCVCRLVDKSLLILEQSDGAARYRMLETIREYALERLRESDEVAVLQSQFVQFFLAFARQAERELMGPAQAEWLGRLETEIENLRAALSWSTQDAELARGQLGMSVALSRFWMVRGYWEEGLSCLGRVITAPAVESLANERSRALNACGSLACQLGKYQEAGRHYERSLAIRREHNDERGTAATLNNLGLVQKHQGNLEGARPLFEEALNLFRKLGHQAAVAACLTNLAAADLSTGHYEAAGQNAQEAMRIFQAVGDQLGIAASLTELGHVALAQRRLSAARSCFERSLSLSHRVGEKVGIVDALQNLGQLMIVEGDYDAARSFYAESMETARELASARHLSAADKAFERLRQAKEPVPAGR; via the coding sequence ATGCTCGACAGGACCTTTTTATTTACCGACATTGAGGGCAGCACAACGCTCTGGGAGCGTTTTCCCGAACGCATGCGCAGCGCGCTGGCCCGGCACGACTCGATATTGCGAGACGTTATCGAGCGCCATGACGGAAGTGTGTTCAAAACGGTGGGAGACTCGTTTTGCGCAGTGTTTCCTTCGGCGCTGGAAGCGGTTACGGCGTCCGCCGATGCCCAGCGCGCGCTTGCTGAGGAAATATGGGAGGGAATCGATGACCCCATTCGCGTCCGTATGGCGGTCCATGCCGGACCCGCAGAATCCCGCGATGGAGACTTCTTTGGACAGACGCTGAACCGTGTCGCTCGAATGCTCGCGGCCGCACATGGCGGCCAGATCGTGCTTTCAAAAGCAGCGAAGGAATCGCTTGCCGGCCTGATGCCGCCCGGCGCATCCCTGGTCGATCTCGGAGAGCACCGCTTGCGGGATCTGATCCGGTCCGAGCGGATTTTCCAATATAACGAACCCGGGTTGGATGACGACTTTCCGCTTCTCCGGTCCCTCACTGCCTTTTCGCACAACTTGCCCGAACAGCTGACAAGTTTGATAGGGCGGGAAATGGAGCTCGCAGAAGTCAAGCATCTGCTCTCGGGCACTCGTTTACTGACTCTTACGGGCTCGGGGGGATGCGGTAAAACCCGGCTTGCACTACAGGCTGCCGCGGACGTGGTCGATCGTTTCACCAACGGCGTATGGTTCGTTGACATGGCCACGGTGGTGGATCCCAGCCTTATTGCAGCGACGGTTGCCGCGAGCCTTCGCCTGCGTGAACAGTCCGGACACACCATGCTGGAAACGCTGATCGCATTCCTGCGCGAAAAGCGTTTCCTTCTCATTCTCGACAATTGCGAACAGATTGTGAGCGCGTGCGCGGAGTTCGCGGACAGGCTTCTGCGCGTTTGTCCGGACTTGCACATTCTTGCTACCAGCCGCGAGGGTCTTGGCACTGCCGGTGAAACGACCTGGCGCGTGCCGTCGTTGGGCATTCCATCAGGTCAGGATCTGCGTTCCTTCGAAAAGATTGCGGAGAGTCCGTCCGTGCGGCTGTTTGCCGATCGAGCGGCCTGCGCGGTGCCCGATTTCAAGCTCACTTCAAAGAACGCTCCCGCGATCGTGAAGGTGTGCCAGCGGCTTGATGGAATTCCGCTGGCCATCGAACTGGCCGCTGCGCGCGTCAAAACAATCTCGCCCGAAGAGATTGCGCTGCGCCTCGGTGATCGATTTCGCCTGTTGACCGGCGGCAGCCGAACGGCATTGCCGCGACATCAGACATTGCGTGCCGCGATCGACTGGAGCTATCACCTGCTTGGTGGTCTCGAGGGGGTTTTGTTCCGAAGGCTCGCTCTGTTCTGCGGCAGTTTTTCTCTCGAGGCTGCGGAGTCTGTTTGTCAGGACGGTGAATTGCAATCCATCGACGTCCTCGACTGCGTCTGCCGGCTTGTCGATAAGTCGCTGCTCATCCTTGAACAAAGCGACGGCGCCGCTCGATACCGGATGCTTGAAACGATCCGCGAATACGCACTCGAAAGGTTGCGCGAATCCGATGAGGTGGCGGTCCTGCAATCGCAGTTCGTTCAGTTCTTCCTCGCGTTCGCCCGCCAGGCGGAACGCGAGCTCATGGGGCCTGCGCAAGCCGAGTGGCTCGGGCGGCTGGAGACCGAGATCGAGAACCTGCGCGCTGCGCTTTCCTGGAGCACTCAGGACGCCGAACTGGCCAGGGGCCAACTCGGGATGTCAGTTGCACTTTCGCGGTTCTGGATGGTTCGCGGCTACTGGGAGGAAGGTCTTTCCTGCCTCGGCCGTGTGATCACGGCTCCTGCCGTCGAATCGCTCGCAAACGAGAGATCCCGGGCTTTGAATGCATGCGGAAGTCTGGCGTGCCAACTGGGAAAATATCAGGAGGCCGGGCGGCACTATGAGCGAAGTCTGGCGATCCGCAGAGAGCACAACGACGAACGGGGCACTGCGGCGACGCTGAATAATCTTGGGCTGGTTCAGAAACACCAGGGCAATCTCGAAGGAGCACGTCCGCTGTTTGAGGAGGCTCTCAACCTCTTCCGCAAACTGGGCCATCAGGCCGCTGTAGCCGCGTGTCTCACGAACCTGGCGGCCGCCGATCTGTCGACCGGCCATTACGAAGCGGCCGGCCAGAACGCCCAGGAAGCGATGAGGATATTCCAGGCGGTCGGTGATCAACTCGGCATCGCCGCCTCGCTGACCGAGTTGGGTCACGTGGCTCTGGCGCAGCGCCGGCTGTCTGCCGCGCGATCCTGTTTTGAACGGAGCCTCTCGCTCTCGCACAGAGTAGGAGAGAAAGTCGGGATTGTCGATGCGCTGCAAAACCTTGGGCAATTGATGATAGTTGAGGGAGACTATGATGCCGCCCGTTCCTTCTACGCGGAAAGCATGGAAACAGCTCGCGAATTGGCGTCCGCCAGACATCTCAGCGCTGCCGACAAAGCGTTCGAAAGATTGCGTCAAGCGAAGGAGCCGGTTCCGGCAGGGAGGTAA
- the proB gene encoding glutamate 5-kinase — protein sequence MRTRVADARRIVVKLGSNLFFNESGAIALGRIFSFIEDIAAARVAGRQIIVVSSGAVALGADALKIKSANASLAQKQALAAIGQSRLMNLYEQGFEKYELTAAQVLLTEEDFSSRQRYLNLRHTLTTLLDMGVIPIINENDTVSTTELELTDRSRSFGDNDKLSALVMSKLEATVLILLSDVDGLFTDNPRENPQAEFIPEVQEITPDIEALAGRKSTRGRGGMATKLEAARIAINSGGMAIIANGLKTGILGRVLNGEGEGTLFVGKAASLSEKRRWIAFASSVSGRIHINEGAMDAITRKNASLLYAGVTRIEKEFEHGDVVAIIGPGGQEIARGIVNYSSADASKLIGKHSDDIARLATSKNYDAFITRNNMAFLTDQR from the coding sequence ATGCGCACTCGTGTGGCCGATGCCAGGCGCATTGTGGTGAAGCTTGGCTCGAACTTGTTTTTCAATGAAAGCGGCGCGATTGCGCTGGGACGCATCTTCTCGTTTATCGAAGACATTGCCGCGGCTCGCGTGGCAGGCCGGCAGATTATTGTCGTTTCGTCAGGCGCCGTTGCGCTTGGCGCGGACGCGCTCAAAATCAAATCGGCCAATGCCTCTCTGGCGCAGAAACAGGCACTCGCCGCGATCGGTCAGAGCCGGCTGATGAATCTTTATGAGCAGGGCTTCGAGAAGTACGAACTGACGGCGGCACAAGTTCTCCTGACGGAGGAGGACTTCTCGAGCCGCCAGCGCTATCTCAATCTGAGACACACGTTGACCACGCTGCTGGACATGGGCGTCATTCCGATCATCAACGAGAACGACACCGTCTCCACGACGGAACTCGAACTGACGGATCGCAGCCGCAGTTTCGGTGATAACGACAAACTCAGCGCACTTGTGATGAGCAAGCTCGAAGCAACTGTCCTGATTCTGCTCTCGGATGTCGACGGCCTGTTTACCGACAATCCACGCGAGAATCCGCAGGCGGAGTTCATTCCTGAAGTTCAGGAGATCACGCCGGATATCGAGGCCCTTGCAGGCCGCAAGTCCACCCGGGGCCGCGGCGGCATGGCGACGAAACTTGAGGCCGCGCGCATCGCGATCAACTCAGGGGGAATGGCGATCATCGCGAATGGCTTGAAAACAGGGATACTCGGCCGGGTATTGAACGGCGAGGGCGAAGGCACTCTGTTTGTGGGCAAAGCGGCGTCGCTCTCCGAAAAGCGCCGCTGGATTGCATTCGCATCGTCAGTCTCAGGGCGCATCCATATCAACGAGGGGGCGATGGACGCGATCACGCGGAAGAACGCAAGCCTGCTGTATGCGGGCGTCACACGCATCGAAAAGGAATTCGAACACGGAGACGTCGTCGCGATCATCGGGCCCGGCGGCCAGGAGATCGCGCGCGGCATTGTGAACTACTCGAGCGCGGATGCATCGAAGCTGATCGGAAAACACTCGGACGACATCGCTCGCCTTGCAACTTCAAAGAATTACGATGCATTCATCACGCGTAATAACATGGCCTTTTTGACGGATCAACGATGA